DNA from Sinorhizobium arboris LMG 14919:
TGGGCTTCGAGAACTACGCGGAACTGATCGGCGACCGTACCTTCCGCCGCTCGCTCCGGAACACGGCCGTCTACACGGCGATCGTCACGCCTGTTTCGATCGCGCTGGCACTCGCGATCGCACTCCTGATCGAAGCGGAGACCCGCGCAAAGGCGTTCTTCCGGACGGTCTATTTCCTTCCTGTGGCCTCTCTGCTGGTCGCCATGGCGACGGTCTGGCAATTCCTGTTCCATCCCTCCATCGGGCCGATCAATACCTTTCTCGCCGGACTGGGCATCCCCGGCCCGAACTGGCTCGGTGCCTCCGGCACCGTGCTCTACGGGCTCTCTATCATCGGCATCTGGCAGTCGGTGGGCTTCAACATGGTGCTGTTCCTTGCCGGACTGACGGCGATACCGCGTGAGCTCTATGCCGCCGCGGAGGTGGACGGCGCGAAATCCCGGCTCGACCGGTTCCGGCTCGTCACCTGGCCGATGCTCGCGCCGACGACGCTCTTCGTCACCACCATCAGCATCATCAATTCCGTCAAGGTCTTCGAGACGGTGAAGACGCTCACCGAAGGCGGGCCGAACAAGGCGTCCGAGGTGCTGCTCTTCACCATCTACCAGGAGGGCTTCGTCTATCTCCGGGTCGGCTATGCCTCGGCGATGACGGTCGTCTTTCTCGCGATCCTCGTCGTCCTCATGTTCCTGCAATACCGCGTTCTCGACCGGAAGGTGCACTACGCATGACCGCGAATCTTTCCTTCGACCGCATCCTGCGGTTCACGCTCCTGTCGCTCGGTGGGCTCACCTTCCTCGCGCCCTACATCTTCATGATCTCCACGGCCGGCAAGGCGCAGAGCGAAATCTTTTCCTCCTCGCTCTCGCTGATTCCTCAGCAATGGTCCTATG
Protein-coding regions in this window:
- a CDS encoding carbohydrate ABC transporter permease is translated as MAKAESLGNIESIGSRPAHGAGPSARRTLSTPIAAADRREARIAWLLAAPAIVLLFLFILLPTFAVVLLGFTDFELGYGSFRFVGFENYAELIGDRTFRRSLRNTAVYTAIVTPVSIALALAIALLIEAETRAKAFFRTVYFLPVASLLVAMATVWQFLFHPSIGPINTFLAGLGIPGPNWLGASGTVLYGLSIIGIWQSVGFNMVLFLAGLTAIPRELYAAAEVDGAKSRLDRFRLVTWPMLAPTTLFVTTISIINSVKVFETVKTLTEGGPNKASEVLLFTIYQEGFVYLRVGYASAMTVVFLAILVVLMFLQYRVLDRKVHYA